In Haliaeetus albicilla chromosome 2, bHalAlb1.1, whole genome shotgun sequence, a single genomic region encodes these proteins:
- the PRELID3B gene encoding PRELI domain containing protein 3B has product MKIWTSEHVFDHPWETVTTAAMQKYPNPMNPSVVGVDVLDRHVDPSGKLHSHRLLSTEWGIPSIVKSLIGTCRTKTYVQEHSVVDPVKKTMELKSSNISFTNLVSVDERLVYKPHPHEPDKTVLTQEAIISVKGVSLSSYLEGLMANTISSNANKGREALEWVINRLNAEIEEFAASARGTMRNSMAAAAFVEK; this is encoded by the exons atgaaGATCTGGACCTCGGAGCACGTTTTCGA TCACCCCTGGGAAACGGTCACGACGGCTGCCATGCAGAAATACCCAAATCCCATGAACCCCAGTGTGGTTGGAGTTGATGTCCTGGACAGACACGTAGACCCTAGTGGGAAGTTGCACAGCCACAGACTCCTCAGTACTGAATGGGGAATACCCTCCATTGTGAAATCA CTCATTGGCACGTGCAGAACAAAGACATACGTTCAGGAGCACTCTGTTGTTGAcccagtgaaaaaaacaatggAGCTTAAATCCAGTAAT ATCTCATTCACAAACCTTGTGTCAGTAGATGAGAGGCTTGTCTATAAACCACACCCTCATGAACCAGACAA AACCGTTTTGACACAAGAAGCAATAATATCTGTAAAAGGTGTCAGTCTTAGCAGTTACCTAGAAGGGCTAATGGCAAACACAATTTCTTCCAATGCTAATAAA GGCCGTGAAGCATTGGAATGGGTAATTAATAGACTGAATGCTGAAATTGAAGAGTTCGCAGCTTCAGCAAGAGGAACCATGAGGAATtcaatggcagcagcagcatttgtaGAGAAATGA